In one Podarcis muralis chromosome 7, rPodMur119.hap1.1, whole genome shotgun sequence genomic region, the following are encoded:
- the TNFRSF25 gene encoding tumor necrosis factor receptor superfamily member 25 — MMRWQQPTAAVAFLMTLLTSACSSRNLGNATEGELIRRLRKQGTPRSLWSSEQEMLIRNGREYTPPRRCPYENMYWISQECEKPADRCCFGCAFCEDASDQVVVTPCRDFQNTVCGCKSGYFEESQYPGHLDCQKCTDCLSMNRQTQQNCSQKVNTECGDCLPGFCLSGESCQPCPTARLWSNSDASRLPVPTTPSSDLSLNSRCGKSRGAQKKPLPTPSFSNCNTTALQCGLGELSGRMGCLCGPFLPKGLNSFLSSSKSPRTEICGKDCKFAIGVCGCLMLLAAAFIVYCIRRFAPRAEKSYSTSPCVQTGQPTKHLCNGTVPMPPLFLHSEPPAASLAEKERLVNGAPPICGLLQGRNMYAVIDAVPVRRWKEFVRGLGLRDREIELVELEHSQFREQQYEMLKRWCQQQGPSTDAIFTVLESMQLGGCAQELREQLHANS; from the exons GCCTTTCTGATGACTCTCTTGACCTCAGCCTGCAGCTCCAGAAATCTGGGTAACGCAACTGAGGGTGAGCTCATAAGGAGACTCCGGAAACAAGGGACCCCAAGGAGCCTGTGGAGTTCGGAACAAGAGATGCTGATTCGCAACGGGCGGGAGTACACACCGCCACGAAGGTGCCCATATG AGAATATGTACTGGATATCACAAGAATGCGAAAAACCTGCAGACAGATGCTGTTTTGGGTGTGCATTTTGTGAAG ATGCAAGCGACCAAGTCGTGGTGACACCCTGCAGAGACTTCCAGAACACAGTCTGCGGCTGTAAGTCGGGCTATTTTGAGGAGTCCCAGTATCCTGGGCACCTGGATTGCCAGAAATGCACAGACTGCTTGTCTATGAATCGGCAAACGCAACAGAATT GCTCCCAAAAGGTGAACACGGAGTGTGGAGACTGCCTGCCTGGCTTCTGCCTATCTGGAGAAAGCTGCCAGCCATGCCCAAC AGCAAGATTATGGTCTAACTCTGATGCCTCACGACTTCCGGTACCCACCACCCCAAGCAG TGATCTCTCCCTGAATTCACGCTGTGGTAAAAGCAGGGGTGCTCAAAAGAAACCTCTTCCCACCCCTTCCTTTTCCAACTGtaacacaacagccctgcagtgcgGCCTTGGAGAGTTGTCTGGGAGAATGGGCTGCCTTTGTGGCCCATTTTTACCTAAAGGACTTAACTCTTTTTTGTCTTCCAGCAAGAGTCCCAGAACTGAAATCTGCGGCAAGGACTGTAAATTTG CTATAGGTGTCTGCGGATGCTTGATGCTTCTGGCAGCGGCCTTCATTGTGTACTGTATAAGGAGATTTGCCCCCCGTGCTGAGAAGAGCTACTCCACATCTCCATGCGTCCAGACTGGCCAGCCTACCAAACACCTTTGCAATG GCACGGTGCCGATGCCCCCCCTATTTCTCCATTCAGAGCCTCCCGCCGCATCCCTCGCCGAGAAAGAGAGACTGGTGAACGGAGCGCCCCCGATCTGTGGTTTGCTGCAAGGCAGAAACATGTACGCCGTGATTGACGCTGTGCCAGTCCGGCGCTGGAAAGAGTTTGTGCGGGGTCTGGGCCTGCGCGACAGGGAGATCGAGCTGGTGGAGCTGGAGCACTCGCAATTCCGCGAGCAGCAGTATGAGATGCTCAAGCGCTGGTGCCAGCAGCAGGGGCCCTCGACAGACGCCATCTTCACCGTCCTGGAGAGCATGCAGCTGGGCGGTTGTGCCCAGGAACTGAGAGAGCAGCTGCACGCCAACAGCTAG